A genomic window from Tolypothrix sp. PCC 7910 includes:
- a CDS encoding thioesterase family protein produces MQFFKTLLRVRHYEMDALGHVNNAVYQNYLEQAAIEHSEHLGLSLDVYKQSGGVFVMRRVEIDYLRPAVAGDTLEVTTWVREIRGTRCFRLYEIRKQNQDELLVTAEAMWVWVDAKTMRPRPIPTMMLDKFSATINSSVATN; encoded by the coding sequence ATGCAATTCTTCAAAACTCTACTCCGTGTTCGACATTACGAAATGGATGCTCTCGGACACGTTAACAATGCTGTCTACCAAAACTATCTTGAACAAGCAGCTATTGAACACTCTGAACACCTAGGTTTAAGTTTAGATGTCTACAAACAATCGGGTGGTGTCTTTGTGATGCGACGGGTAGAAATTGACTATCTCCGCCCAGCCGTAGCAGGTGATACTTTAGAAGTGACTACTTGGGTGAGGGAAATACGGGGGACTCGCTGCTTCCGACTTTATGAAATTCGTAAACAAAACCAAGATGAGTTATTAGTAACAGCCGAAGCCATGTGGGTATGGGTAGATGCTAAAACTATGCGTCCCCGACCCATTCCCACTATGATGTTAGATAAATTCTCAGCAACAATAAACTCTAGCGTCGCCACTAACTAG
- a CDS encoding M48 family metallopeptidase, which translates to MSFKTPLIGLKADSFRHPLDLEATKTLKQIPGLDMMVRNLLGPMAEQVFYVENIASSVLVGEKQLPDLYKLLLEACKILDIEPPQLYIRQHPAPNAYTFAMRGQQPFIVVHTSLIDILTPEEIQAVIAHELGHLKCDHSVYLTPVNLLILAAAILPNVGSFIAQAIQTQLLEWVRCAEFTCDRAALLATQDPKVVMSVLMKLAGGSPTLAPQLNLDAFVAQARAYDDISKNELGEMVKAARTAQLTHPVPVLRAREIDRWASSKEYQNLLHNHKPTELTSKGGWRNW; encoded by the coding sequence ATGTCATTCAAAACACCGCTGATTGGTTTAAAAGCTGATTCATTTCGTCATCCCTTAGACTTGGAAGCTACAAAAACTCTCAAACAGATCCCAGGTTTAGATATGATGGTGCGGAATCTGCTAGGGCCAATGGCAGAGCAGGTTTTTTATGTAGAAAATATTGCCTCTAGTGTTCTGGTAGGTGAAAAACAACTGCCAGATTTATACAAATTGCTGTTAGAAGCTTGCAAAATCTTAGATATAGAACCTCCCCAGTTATACATTAGGCAACATCCAGCGCCTAATGCCTATACCTTTGCAATGCGAGGTCAACAACCTTTCATTGTCGTGCATACCTCTTTAATCGATATCCTTACACCAGAAGAAATTCAAGCTGTAATTGCTCATGAGTTAGGACATCTTAAATGCGATCATAGTGTTTACCTAACCCCCGTAAATTTACTCATCTTAGCAGCCGCAATATTACCTAACGTCGGCTCTTTTATTGCTCAAGCAATACAAACACAACTTTTAGAATGGGTACGTTGTGCTGAGTTTACTTGCGATCGCGCCGCATTGTTAGCCACCCAAGATCCCAAAGTTGTGATGTCAGTATTGATGAAGTTGGCTGGTGGTTCGCCAACTTTAGCACCACAACTCAACCTTGATGCTTTTGTTGCCCAAGCTCGTGCCTACGATGATATTAGCAAGAACGAACTCGGCGAAATGGTCAAAGCCGCCCGCACAGCCCAATTAACTCACCCAGTACCAGTACTGCGAGCCAGAGAAATTGATAGATGGGCAAGTAGCAAAGAATACCAAAACTTATTGCACAACCATAAACCAACCGAACTTACATCCAAAGGTGGATGGCGAAATTGGTAA
- a CDS encoding glycosyltransferase family 4 protein, which yields MRVAFITHFPNLYGANRSLLNLIDGLKPYGIVPYIIAPFEGQLTDKLNILNIEYAVVPIQWWADEFKGTLIDRAYQIASFYPKAFKRLYRNFQLIPKLEKILREWNINVVYTNSSATPVGALVAEKLKIPHVWHLREFLDKDYNIYLDWGKALSSLFIQKSNAKIAISRAIASHFFSEHTTENLHIVYNGIASSVELKRLYEMGITSLSLDRPFTFALVGLIHPNKGQDVAIKALSKITPDFPQVRLLIVGDGSSDYLSQLKKLAENLGVSNQVEFLGYLEDAYKAYLDSDAILMCSKNEGMGRVTVEAMSVCRPVIGYDNAGTSEIIQHEKTGLLYRGNHEMLAACMSRLIENPDWAKQLGINSWHKVIEEYSTETYSKKIYEILVSLINKPNLQEHK from the coding sequence ATGAGAGTCGCTTTTATCACCCATTTCCCAAATTTATATGGTGCAAATCGCTCCCTTTTGAATTTAATAGATGGGTTAAAGCCGTATGGCATAGTACCTTATATTATTGCGCCCTTTGAGGGTCAATTGACAGATAAATTAAATATTCTCAATATAGAATATGCAGTAGTGCCTATTCAATGGTGGGCAGATGAATTTAAAGGCACCTTAATAGATAGGGCTTACCAAATTGCTTCATTTTATCCCAAAGCTTTTAAACGTTTGTATAGGAATTTCCAGTTAATTCCTAAACTTGAAAAAATATTGAGAGAATGGAATATTAATGTAGTATATACAAATTCTTCTGCTACTCCAGTCGGCGCACTAGTGGCAGAAAAATTAAAAATTCCACATGTTTGGCATTTGAGAGAATTTCTAGACAAAGACTACAATATATACTTAGATTGGGGAAAAGCATTATCAAGTTTATTTATTCAAAAATCAAATGCCAAAATTGCTATTTCTCGAGCAATCGCATCACATTTTTTTTCGGAACATACAACAGAAAATTTGCATATTGTATATAACGGTATCGCTTCATCTGTAGAATTAAAACGTCTCTATGAAATGGGAATTACCTCATTAAGTCTTGATAGACCATTCACCTTTGCATTAGTTGGTTTAATTCATCCTAATAAGGGACAGGATGTGGCGATTAAGGCTTTGTCAAAAATAACCCCTGATTTTCCTCAGGTACGCTTGTTAATAGTAGGTGATGGTAGTTCTGATTATCTCTCCCAACTGAAAAAACTAGCTGAAAATTTGGGTGTTTCAAATCAAGTTGAATTTTTGGGTTATTTAGAAGATGCTTATAAAGCATATCTAGATTCAGATGCTATTTTAATGTGTTCTAAAAATGAAGGAATGGGCAGAGTTACTGTAGAAGCTATGTCTGTTTGTCGTCCAGTCATTGGTTATGATAATGCTGGAACATCAGAGATTATTCAACATGAAAAAACTGGTCTATTATACCGAGGCAATCATGAAATGCTGGCAGCATGTATGAGCAGATTGATTGAAAATCCCGACTGGGCTAAGCAGCTTGGAATTAACTCATGGCATAAGGTTATTGAAGAATACAGTACAGAAACATACTCTAAGAAAATTTATGAAATTTTAGTATCACTTATAAACAAACCGAATCTTCAAGAGCATAAGTAA
- a CDS encoding tyrosine phenol-lyase, with translation MTEAMPERPPRRRSWAEPYKIKVVEPLKMTTRAEREQAIAEAGYNTFLLRSEDVYIDLLTDSGTSAMSDRQWAGIMVGDEAYAGSKNFYSLEETIQKYYGYRYILPTHQGRGAENILSQILIKPGDYIPGNMYFTTTRLHQELAGGTFVDVIIDEAHDSRSLQPFKGNVDLQKLTDLIKRVGAERIPYISVAGTVNMAGGQPISMANLRAVYELAKNHGIRIILDATRAVENAYFIQQREADYHQQPIATILKEFCSYTDGCTMSGKKDALVNIGGWLALNDPDIYEEARNMIVIYEGLHTYGGMAGRDMEAMAIGIEESVQDDHIRARVGQVEYLGQKLLDWNIPIVVPIGGHAIYLDAKAFLPHIPQDQFPAQLLAAELYLEAGIRAMERGIVSAGRNKDTGDHYYPELELVRLTIPRRVYTQAHMDLTAEAVEEVYYNRDRLRGLKMVYEPKYLRFFQARFEPF, from the coding sequence ATGACCGAGGCTATGCCAGAACGTCCACCTCGTCGTCGCTCTTGGGCTGAACCATATAAGATTAAGGTGGTTGAGCCTTTAAAAATGACTACTCGTGCTGAACGCGAACAAGCGATCGCAGAGGCGGGTTACAATACTTTTCTATTGCGTTCTGAAGATGTTTATATAGATTTGCTGACTGATAGCGGTACTTCTGCCATGAGCGATCGCCAATGGGCTGGGATCATGGTGGGAGATGAAGCTTACGCAGGTAGCAAAAATTTCTATAGTTTAGAAGAGACTATCCAAAAATATTACGGCTATCGTTACATTCTTCCCACCCACCAAGGACGCGGGGCGGAAAATATTCTCTCCCAAATTCTGATTAAACCCGGTGATTACATCCCCGGTAATATGTATTTCACCACCACCAGGCTACATCAAGAATTAGCGGGCGGTACTTTTGTGGATGTGATTATTGATGAAGCCCACGATTCGCGATCGCTACAGCCATTTAAAGGTAATGTCGATTTACAAAAGTTAACTGATCTCATCAAACGAGTTGGTGCAGAACGCATTCCTTATATCAGCGTTGCCGGTACAGTTAATATGGCAGGTGGACAGCCAATTTCAATGGCAAATTTGCGTGCTGTCTACGAATTAGCTAAAAATCACGGTATTCGTATTATTCTTGACGCTACCCGTGCTGTAGAAAACGCTTACTTTATCCAACAACGAGAAGCAGACTATCACCAGCAACCAATTGCCACCATCTTAAAGGAATTTTGTTCTTATACAGACGGTTGCACTATGAGTGGTAAGAAGGATGCATTAGTAAATATTGGTGGTTGGCTAGCTCTGAACGATCCCGATATTTACGAAGAAGCACGTAATATGATCGTAATTTATGAAGGGCTACATACTTACGGTGGTATGGCTGGGCGTGACATGGAAGCGATGGCCATAGGTATTGAAGAATCAGTCCAAGACGATCATATTCGAGCCAGGGTAGGGCAAGTTGAGTATCTGGGTCAAAAGCTATTAGATTGGAATATTCCCATTGTTGTTCCTATTGGTGGTCATGCAATCTACTTAGATGCAAAAGCTTTCTTACCCCACATTCCCCAAGACCAATTTCCCGCACAGCTTTTGGCAGCAGAACTGTATCTAGAAGCGGGTATTCGGGCAATGGAACGTGGTATTGTTTCCGCAGGACGCAACAAAGATACAGGCGACCACTATTATCCCGAGTTAGAACTAGTAAGGCTAACCATTCCCCGCCGTGTTTATACTCAAGCTCACATGGATTTAACTGCGGAAGCAGTAGAAGAGGTATATTACAATCGCGATCGCCTACGAGGACTGAAGATGGTTTACGAACCAAAATATCTTCGTTTCTTTCAAGCAAGATTTGAGCCGTTCTAA
- a CDS encoding S-layer protein, giving the protein MNSKILGAVLLLATMSLVNPVQAQEPSNNEATKSNPVADACIQNRAENLPNPFSDVPSDHWAFKAVMTMHYCGAFRQATPPALFQQLKPTENIQQPQREQYLQK; this is encoded by the coding sequence ATGAATAGCAAAATCCTAGGAGCAGTCTTATTACTAGCAACTATGAGTTTAGTGAATCCTGTTCAAGCTCAAGAGCCTAGCAATAATGAGGCAACTAAATCTAACCCTGTTGCGGATGCTTGCATTCAGAACCGAGCCGAAAATTTACCAAATCCTTTTAGCGATGTTCCATCAGATCACTGGGCTTTCAAAGCAGTGATGACTATGCACTACTGCGGAGCTTTCCGTCAAGCTACACCACCCGCTTTATTTCAGCAGTTAAAACCTACAGAAAATATACAGCAACCCCAGAGAGAACAGTATTTACAAAAGTAA
- a CDS encoding RNA methyltransferase yields the protein MLTSLQNPLVKQIRKLHAAKERHKQELFLLEGTHLLEEACALNYPLVVVCCTPQWQASHPELWEEACSRCDRAEIVSEEVLNAIATTVQPDGVVATAKRRDRQTQLPVTGIVLAVETLQDPGNLGTIIRTAAAAGASGLWLSGNSVDLDNPKVLRASAGQWFRLATAVTEDLKATIQQSQQAGMQVVATLPSATLTYWEVDWRKPSLILLGNEGAGLSPEIAAMADKQVQIPLSPGVESLNVAIAAALMLYEAQRQMIYRQ from the coding sequence ATGTTGACCAGTTTACAAAATCCCCTAGTCAAGCAAATTCGCAAACTGCACGCTGCGAAGGAGCGACATAAGCAAGAATTATTTTTATTAGAAGGGACGCACTTGTTAGAAGAGGCTTGTGCATTAAATTATCCTTTAGTGGTGGTTTGTTGCACTCCACAATGGCAAGCTTCTCATCCTGAACTTTGGGAAGAAGCTTGTAGTCGCTGCGATCGCGCTGAAATTGTCAGTGAAGAAGTGTTAAATGCGATCGCAACCACAGTCCAACCAGATGGGGTAGTCGCCACTGCTAAAAGGCGCGATCGCCAAACACAATTACCTGTGACTGGTATAGTTCTGGCGGTCGAAACTTTGCAAGATCCCGGGAATTTAGGCACAATTATTCGCACAGCCGCAGCCGCAGGTGCATCAGGATTATGGCTGAGTGGCAATAGCGTAGATTTAGATAACCCCAAAGTTTTACGTGCCTCTGCTGGACAATGGTTTCGTTTAGCAACAGCAGTGACAGAAGATTTAAAAGCAACAATCCAGCAAAGTCAGCAAGCGGGAATGCAAGTCGTCGCCACTTTACCCAGCGCTACGTTAACTTACTGGGAAGTAGATTGGCGCAAACCCAGTTTAATTTTATTGGGTAACGAAGGTGCTGGTTTGTCACCAGAGATCGCAGCAATGGCAGACAAGCAAGTACAAATTCCCCTCAGTCCAGGTGTAGAATCCTTGAATGTGGCGATCGCAGCTGCGTTGATGTTATACGAAGCCCAGCGGCAAATGATTTACCGTCAGTAA
- a CDS encoding glycosyltransferase family 2 protein produces MISIITPVYNGEKFIETCIQVVIDQNCTDVEHIIVDGGSKDHTVNIIKQYAEKYPHIRWISEKDKGQSDAMNKGIAMAKGEILSILNVDDYYEPNVLNKVSEIFKSLPEPSFLVGNCNIWDENNSLVLINKPKNMKLKDLLKGWKINPIPANPSAYFYHTSIHKKIGLYNIEEHYGMDLDFILRVVQAAHVKYIDETLGNFRLHNETKTFNSIATGETKSETKRILRKYRKKLPLLQQWQIAIRYDFLDEVEDKISYFSKNPQKIISKIQGKFTKIFSSISAT; encoded by the coding sequence ATGATTAGCATTATTACCCCTGTCTACAACGGCGAAAAGTTCATTGAAACCTGTATCCAAGTCGTAATTGACCAAAACTGTACTGACGTAGAACATATTATCGTCGATGGTGGTTCAAAAGATCATACTGTAAACATCATTAAACAGTATGCAGAAAAATATCCACACATTCGCTGGATATCTGAAAAAGACAAGGGACAGTCAGATGCAATGAACAAAGGCATTGCAATGGCAAAGGGAGAAATTTTATCTATTTTGAATGTAGATGATTATTATGAGCCAAATGTTTTAAACAAAGTCTCAGAAATATTCAAATCATTGCCAGAACCAAGTTTCCTTGTAGGCAACTGTAATATATGGGATGAGAACAACTCTCTTGTATTAATTAATAAACCCAAAAATATGAAGTTAAAAGATTTGCTGAAAGGTTGGAAAATCAACCCTATACCAGCTAACCCATCTGCTTATTTTTATCATACATCTATACATAAAAAAATCGGTCTTTATAATATTGAAGAACATTATGGAATGGATTTAGACTTTATATTAAGAGTTGTGCAAGCAGCACATGTTAAATATATCGATGAAACTTTAGGAAACTTTAGATTACATAATGAAACAAAAACATTTAATAGTATTGCTACGGGCGAAACAAAATCTGAAACCAAACGAATCCTGAGAAAGTATCGCAAAAAATTACCATTATTGCAACAATGGCAAATAGCAATTAGATATGATTTTCTAGATGAAGTAGAAGATAAAATTAGTTATTTTTCTAAAAATCCTCAGAAGATTATTTCTAAAATACAGGGTAAGTTTACAAAAATATTTAGTTCTATCTCAGCTACTTGA
- a CDS encoding alpha-hydroxy acid oxidase: MQPINLFEYEQLAKQQLSQMALDYYSSGAGDEITLRDNRAAFERLKLRPRMLVDVSDRNLSTSILGQPLALPLLIAPMAFQCLAHPDGEIATATAAAAAGVGMVLSTLATKSIEEVAQVQQHFPNALQWFQLYIHKDRGLTRALVERAYNAGYKALCLTVDAPMLGRRERDQRNEFSLPPGLHAANLATISGLDIPHTQGESGLFTYFAQQLNPALTWDDIAWLQSICPLPLVIKGILRGDDAIRAVEYGVQALVVSNHGGRQLDSAIASLDALAEIVAAVDGKAEILIDGGIRRGTDILKALALGAKAVLIGRPILWGLAVAGKAGASHILSLLQDELSLAMALSGCAKLEDIDHTLVNSCQK; this comes from the coding sequence TTGCAACCGATCAACCTTTTTGAATACGAACAGCTAGCGAAACAGCAGCTATCGCAGATGGCGCTTGATTATTACAGTAGCGGTGCTGGAGATGAAATTACATTACGAGATAACCGCGCTGCATTCGAGCGCTTAAAGTTGCGTCCGCGCATGTTAGTAGATGTGAGCGATCGCAATTTATCTACCTCCATCCTAGGGCAACCTCTCGCCCTACCCCTACTCATTGCACCAATGGCATTTCAATGTCTAGCTCATCCAGACGGAGAAATCGCTACCGCCACAGCTGCAGCTGCAGCAGGTGTGGGTATGGTTCTCAGTACTTTGGCGACAAAAAGTATTGAAGAAGTTGCACAAGTGCAGCAACATTTTCCTAATGCCTTGCAATGGTTCCAACTTTACATCCATAAAGATAGAGGCTTAACTCGCGCTTTAGTCGAAAGAGCCTATAACGCAGGTTACAAAGCACTTTGTTTAACTGTAGATGCTCCCATGTTGGGAAGACGCGAACGAGATCAGCGTAATGAATTTTCCTTACCCCCAGGTTTACACGCCGCCAATCTTGCAACCATCTCAGGCTTGGATATTCCCCATACACAAGGTGAATCCGGCTTATTTACCTATTTTGCTCAACAGCTAAACCCAGCACTAACTTGGGATGACATAGCATGGTTGCAATCAATTTGCCCTCTACCTTTGGTAATAAAAGGTATATTACGAGGAGATGATGCCATACGTGCAGTCGAGTACGGAGTCCAAGCATTAGTTGTCTCCAATCATGGTGGCAGACAATTGGATAGTGCGATCGCATCTTTAGATGCTTTAGCTGAGATTGTCGCCGCTGTAGATGGTAAAGCAGAAATCTTGATAGATGGTGGTATCCGTCGTGGTACAGATATTCTCAAAGCCTTAGCATTAGGTGCAAAAGCTGTACTTATCGGACGACCGATTTTATGGGGACTAGCAGTAGCCGGAAAAGCTGGTGCATCCCATATCCTTTCGCTGCTACAGGATGAGTTAAGTTTGGCTATGGCACTGAGTGGCTGTGCCAAATTAGAGGATATTGATCATACTTTAGTAAATTCATGCCAAAAATAA
- a CDS encoding lipopolysaccharide biosynthesis protein, with protein sequence MKNLSSNEKRQQYFNTDHLKADLKGRSVRGGAITMLGQTAKFGLTLISNVVLGRLLTPEDYGLVGMVTAVTGFVTLFKDLGLSMATVQKEEINHEQVSTLFWVNVAVSVVTALITAAIAPILAGFYNEPRLMLITLALASGFIISGLGVQHYALLNRQMQYKVLMFNDIFATFISLVAAIFAAFYGLGYWALIIMPIIGGFLGTVGLWIACSWRPGLPTGLQGVRSMLAFGGNLTGFSTINYFARNLDNVLIGKYWGTQQLGLYAKAYQLLLLPLRQISEPITGVVIPSLSRLQSEPEQFRNYYLKALSIIAFLTMPIIVFMIVASEEIIGLILGSQWSGAIVLFRLLSVSALFQPIWNTFGWLYISRGQTDRMLKWGVFSSSIIVASFLIGLPYQASGVALSYAVTILLLIFPGIYYAIKGTSITLIDVIQALKQPFISSLIAGAVIIGIKFSVSSILIIWVSIILYAIVMGLVYLLLIFYIFKKKDYYLGLLLQFKK encoded by the coding sequence ATGAAAAATCTTTCTTCTAATGAAAAGCGACAACAGTACTTTAATACCGATCATCTCAAAGCCGATCTAAAAGGTCGCTCTGTGCGGGGTGGTGCAATCACAATGCTTGGTCAAACTGCCAAGTTTGGCTTGACTTTGATATCTAACGTAGTTTTAGGAAGATTGCTGACACCAGAAGATTATGGTTTGGTCGGTATGGTAACTGCGGTTACAGGGTTCGTTACCTTGTTTAAAGATTTGGGATTGTCAATGGCGACTGTCCAAAAGGAAGAGATTAATCATGAGCAAGTTAGTACTCTATTTTGGGTAAATGTAGCAGTTAGTGTTGTCACTGCTTTGATAACAGCTGCGATCGCACCGATCCTTGCTGGTTTTTATAATGAACCTCGCCTAATGTTAATCACTTTGGCTTTGGCAAGTGGATTCATTATTAGTGGATTAGGTGTTCAGCACTATGCATTGTTAAATCGCCAAATGCAGTATAAAGTGCTGATGTTCAACGATATTTTCGCTACTTTCATTAGCTTAGTAGCTGCTATCTTTGCAGCTTTTTATGGATTAGGTTATTGGGCATTAATTATTATGCCAATAATAGGCGGATTTCTTGGTACTGTGGGGCTTTGGATTGCTTGTAGTTGGCGTCCGGGGTTGCCCACAGGTCTACAGGGTGTTCGCTCAATGCTAGCTTTTGGAGGCAATCTTACTGGATTCAGTACTATAAATTATTTTGCTCGAAATCTAGATAACGTTCTCATTGGTAAATATTGGGGCACTCAACAGTTAGGGCTATACGCTAAAGCTTATCAATTACTCCTTCTGCCTCTAAGACAAATTAGTGAACCCATCACTGGTGTTGTTATTCCATCTCTTAGCAGATTGCAATCAGAACCAGAACAGTTTCGCAACTATTATCTTAAAGCCTTATCAATAATTGCATTCTTAACCATGCCCATAATCGTTTTTATGATTGTGGCATCGGAAGAAATCATTGGATTAATTCTTGGTTCTCAATGGAGTGGTGCTATTGTACTGTTTCGATTATTGAGTGTTTCTGCACTATTCCAACCTATTTGGAATACATTTGGTTGGTTATATATTTCTAGAGGACAAACCGATCGGATGTTGAAATGGGGTGTATTTTCTTCGTCGATAATTGTGGCATCATTCTTGATTGGTTTACCTTATCAAGCATCTGGTGTGGCTTTATCTTACGCCGTAACTATACTTTTACTAATTTTCCCTGGCATATACTACGCAATTAAAGGCACATCAATCACTTTAATTGATGTAATTCAAGCACTCAAGCAACCATTTATATCTTCTCTGATAGCAGGTGCAGTAATTATTGGTATCAAGTTTTCTGTGAGTTCAATACTTATAATTTGGGTATCAATAATTCTCTATGCTATTGTCATGGGCTTAGTTTATCTCTTGCTCATCTTCTACATATTTAAAAAGAAGGATTATTATCTGGGGCTTCTACTTCAATTTAAAAAATGA
- a CDS encoding WecB/TagA/CpsF family glycosyltransferase, with the protein MGEVTLVPTQKVLDFPITALTFENQIQTIMKWAIAHESRTVCVANVHMLMEGHWNPEFANVLKNADVVTPDGMPLVWMMRRMGARSQDRVAGMDILQGLCQLAQAQNVSVYFLGSQTEILARMRKRLDQEFPNLKIAAMEPLPFRPLTEAEDADLIKKINKSGAGLVFVSLGCPKQENWMAQHKGKIQAVMIGVGGVFPVYAGIHKRAPRMVRELGFEWLYRWIQEPRRLWSRYMTTIPPFMWLATKQLLSSSRLAEVFLQGSGD; encoded by the coding sequence ATGGGAGAGGTAACATTAGTACCTACTCAAAAAGTTCTGGATTTTCCCATTACTGCATTAACTTTTGAAAATCAAATACAAACAATAATGAAGTGGGCGATCGCCCACGAAAGTAGAACAGTCTGCGTTGCCAATGTACATATGCTCATGGAGGGTCATTGGAATCCAGAGTTTGCTAATGTATTAAAAAATGCAGATGTCGTCACTCCTGATGGGATGCCTTTAGTCTGGATGATGCGGCGGATGGGAGCGCGCTCCCAAGATCGCGTAGCAGGAATGGATATCTTACAAGGATTATGCCAGCTAGCTCAAGCACAAAATGTCAGTGTTTACTTTTTGGGTTCCCAAACAGAAATCCTTGCAAGAATGCGGAAAAGGCTGGATCAAGAATTTCCCAACTTGAAGATAGCAGCTATGGAACCTTTACCCTTCCGTCCTCTGACAGAAGCTGAAGACGCAGATTTGATCAAAAAAATCAATAAAAGTGGTGCTGGTCTAGTATTTGTATCTTTAGGATGTCCAAAACAAGAAAACTGGATGGCTCAGCACAAAGGTAAAATCCAAGCTGTAATGATTGGAGTCGGTGGAGTTTTTCCAGTTTACGCAGGTATCCATAAGCGAGCACCGCGTATGGTTAGAGAATTAGGCTTTGAGTGGCTTTATCGCTGGATTCAAGAACCGCGTCGTCTCTGGAGCCGTTATATGACAACAATTCCACCATTTATGTGGCTAGCCACAAAACAGTTACTCTCATCCAGCCGTCTTGCAGAAGTCTTCCTGCAAGGAAGCGGAGATTGA
- the murA gene encoding UDP-N-acetylglucosamine 1-carboxyvinyltransferase: MNPSSSLPDAKSTLEADSSVLQIWGGHPLRGHVKISGAKNSALVIMAGTLLCSGDCRIHNVPLLADVERMGEVLSALGIRLTRNGDILDINASEITTSKAPYELVTQLRASFFAIGPILARLGVAQMPLPGGCAIGARPVDLHVRGLQAMGAEVQIEHGICNAYVPGSNGRLKGAKIYLDTPSVGATETLMMAATLADGETIIENAAREPEVVDLANFCNAMGAKIQGAGSSTITIVGVSKLHSTEYSIIPDRIEAGTFLVAGAITRSELVLSRVCAEHLTPVIAKLRDIGVTIIEEAPDCLRILPATTLKATDIETLPHPGFPTDMQAPFMALLTLAEGDSLINESVFENRLRHASELNRLGADIRVKGNTAFVRGVPVLSGAPVLGTDLRASAALVLAGLAAEGTTTIQGLHHLDRGYDQLDLKLQQLGAKIMRIGEPSTDGSASTTSNSPASIQS; the protein is encoded by the coding sequence ATTAATCCTTCTAGCAGCTTACCAGATGCCAAATCCACTCTGGAAGCAGACTCCTCAGTCTTGCAAATTTGGGGCGGGCATCCTTTGCGGGGTCATGTAAAAATTAGCGGGGCAAAAAATTCAGCACTGGTGATCATGGCTGGAACCTTGCTATGTTCAGGAGATTGCCGTATCCATAATGTCCCTTTATTAGCGGACGTGGAACGGATGGGTGAGGTTTTATCTGCTTTGGGCATTCGCCTCACACGCAACGGCGACATTTTAGATATCAATGCCAGTGAAATTACCACTTCCAAGGCTCCCTACGAATTAGTCACCCAACTACGGGCAAGTTTTTTTGCCATTGGGCCGATTTTGGCAAGGCTAGGAGTAGCTCAGATGCCATTACCAGGAGGTTGTGCAATTGGAGCTAGACCAGTTGATTTGCATGTCCGAGGACTGCAAGCGATGGGAGCCGAAGTTCAGATTGAGCATGGTATTTGTAATGCTTATGTTCCTGGGAGTAATGGCAGGTTAAAAGGAGCCAAAATTTATCTGGATACCCCCAGTGTTGGCGCAACAGAAACCTTGATGATGGCTGCTACTCTTGCAGATGGTGAAACCATCATCGAAAACGCCGCACGGGAACCAGAAGTAGTGGATCTGGCAAATTTCTGTAACGCGATGGGAGCCAAAATTCAAGGTGCCGGCTCCAGTACAATTACCATCGTTGGCGTGTCCAAGTTACATTCGACGGAATACAGCATTATTCCCGATCGCATTGAAGCTGGAACATTTTTAGTCGCAGGCGCGATTACTCGCTCAGAACTGGTTCTCTCACGAGTCTGTGCCGAGCATTTAACCCCAGTCATTGCCAAGTTACGCGATATTGGCGTAACCATCATTGAAGAAGCGCCCGATTGCTTACGTATTCTCCCAGCAACCACCCTCAAAGCCACCGATATTGAAACTCTACCTCATCCAGGCTTTCCCACAGATATGCAAGCGCCGTTTATGGCTTTGCTGACTTTGGCAGAAGGTGACAGCCTGATTAATGAATCTGTGTTTGAAAATCGCTTACGTCATGCTTCCGAATTAAATCGCTTAGGGGCTGATATTCGTGTCAAAGGTAATACTGCCTTCGTTCGGGGAGTACCAGTATTATCAGGCGCACCAGTATTAGGCACAGATTTACGGGCATCAGCGGCGTTAGTCTTAGCAGGGTTGGCAGCAGAGGGCACAACTACAATTCAGGGTTTACATCACCTTGATCGCGGCTACGATCAACTCGATCTCAAGTTGCAACAGCTGGGTGCGAAAATTATGCGAATAGGCGAACCATCCACAGATGGCTCAGCTTCTACCACTAGTAATTCCCCCGCCTCAATTCAGTCCTAA